In Pseudorasbora parva isolate DD20220531a chromosome 9, ASM2467924v1, whole genome shotgun sequence, the following proteins share a genomic window:
- the LOC137089067 gene encoding corticoliberin: MKLHVLLAGVSLGVFVSLSESAPRHTDKQLPVMMRLGEEYFIRLDNAAHSPRAPDRRSPSGTDALQLQLTQRLLRGMVGNGIMNSFVKRESRSDPAISLDLTFHLLREVLQMARDEQLAQRASNNRKIMDSLGK, from the coding sequence ATGAAGCTGCACGTGCTACTCGCCGGGGTGTCTCTCGGAGTCTTCGTCTCGCTGTCCGAGTCCGCTCCCAGACACACGGACAAGCAGCTGCCGGTTATGATGCGTTTAGGAGAGGAGTACTTCATCAGGCTGGACAACGCCGCTCACAGCCCGCGCGCGCCCGACCGGAGATCCCCTTCCGGCACCGACGCACTTCAGCTGCAGCTCACGCAGCGGCTGTTAAGAGGTATGGTCGGTAACGGGATCATGAACAGCTTCGTGAAACGCGAGAGCCGGTCCGATCCGGCAATCTCGCTGGATCTGACGTTTCACCTGTTGCGCGAGGTGCTGCAGATGGCGCGAGATGAACAACTGGCCCAGCGCGCGAGCAACAACCGCAAAATTATGGACTCTTtaggaaaataa
- the trim55a gene encoding tripartite motif-containing protein 55a isoform X2, with protein MSVGLDYWCSRTRETMESLERQLICPICLEIFTKPVVILPCQHNLCRKCANDIFQASNPYLPTRGGSSLGSGGRFRCPSCRHEVVLDRHGVYGLQRNLLVENIIDMYKQESSSSKPEPDVKNDELMCEEHQEEKINIYCVTCSVPTCSLCKVFGSHQSCEVAPLKSVYETQKTELSDGVALLVGNNDRIQGIISQLEESCRSVEENGRRQKSRVCEWFDRLYALLEERRGDLTLKITAEQQEKLDYISGLQRKYREHLDNAAKLVETGIQTMEESEMAIFLQNTKPLLQKIAEGRNVSHLEKVERGYENMDHFTANFQPERKAILSIDFTRDGDDNDEDDDDEELAGTVSPETQASSGATPTPQRQTPVPNPPPMTADSSQIPSKPTQSMNINPAENTPLTMPTPDSSHNPVTDAAAQVTAGSSQTSEDGPRHVFSFSWLNVPK; from the exons ATGAGCGTGGGTTTGGATTACTGGTGCTCTAGAACGCGCGAGACCATGGAGAGTTTGGAGAGGCAGCTCATATGTCCCATTTGCCTTGAGATCTTCACCAAGCCGGTGGTAATCTTACCGTGCCAGCACAACCTCTGCCGCAAATGTGCCAATGACATATTTCAG GCCTCAAACCCCTACTTGCCCACACGAGGAGGTTCTTCACTGGGCTCAGGCGGCCGGTTCCGCTGCCCATCCTGTAGGCATGAAGTGGTTCTGGATAGACATGGGGTGTATGGCCTGCAGAGGAACCTGCTGGTGGAGAACATCATAGATATGTACAAACAGGAATCTAGCAg CAGTAAGCCTGAGCCAGATGTGAAGAATGATGAGTTGATGTGTGAGGAGCATCAGGAAGAGAAGATTAATATATACTGTGTGACCTGCTCTGTTCCCACTTGTTCCTTATGTAAAGTGTTTGGGAGTCATCAGTCCTGTGAGGTTGCTCCACTCAAATCTGTCTACGAGACccagaaa acCGAGTTGTCTGATGGCGTTGCTTTGTTAGTTGGCAACAATGACAGAATTCAGGGCATCATCAGTCAGCTAGAGGAAAGCTGCAGATCTGTGGAG GAAAACGGCCGTAGGCAGAAGTCTCGTGTATGCGAGTGGTTTGATCGTCTGTATGCTCTTTTGGAAGAGCGCAGAGGAGATCTCACACTGAAGATCACTGCAGAACAGCAGGAGAAACTCGATTACATTAGTGGCCTACAGCGCAA GTACAGAGAACACTTGGATAACGCAGCCAAACTAGTGGAGACAGGAATTCAGACAATGGAGGAATCTGAGATGGCAATCTTCCTGCAG AATACGAAGCCTTTACTACAGAA GATCGCAGAAGGCAGGAATGTGTCTCATTTAGAAAAGGTGGAGCGTGGATATGAGAATATGGATCATTTCACTGCAAACTTCCAGCCTGAACGAAAAGCGATACTCAGTATAGACTTTACCAGGG ATGGTGATGACAATGacgaggatgatgatgatgaagagctAGCAGGAACTGTTAGTCCTGAGACTCAAGCATCTTCAGGGGCTACACCCACCCCGCAGAGACAAACCCCTGTACCGAACCCTCCACCAATGACAGCAGACTCCTCTCAAATACCATCAAAACCCACCCAATCAATGAACATCAACCCGGCAGAGAACACACCCTTAACCATGCCCACTCCAGACTCCAGTCACAACCCTGTTACAGATGCGGCAGCTCAG GTAACTGCCGGGTCCAGTCAGACATCTGAGGATGGACCACGCCATGTTTTCTCTTTTTCCTGGTTAAATGTGccaaaataa
- the trim55a gene encoding tripartite motif-containing protein 55a isoform X1, with translation MSVGLDYWCSRTRETMESLERQLICPICLEIFTKPVVILPCQHNLCRKCANDIFQASNPYLPTRGGSSLGSGGRFRCPSCRHEVVLDRHGVYGLQRNLLVENIIDMYKQESSSSSKPEPDVKNDELMCEEHQEEKINIYCVTCSVPTCSLCKVFGSHQSCEVAPLKSVYETQKTELSDGVALLVGNNDRIQGIISQLEESCRSVEENGRRQKSRVCEWFDRLYALLEERRGDLTLKITAEQQEKLDYISGLQRKYREHLDNAAKLVETGIQTMEESEMAIFLQNTKPLLQKIAEGRNVSHLEKVERGYENMDHFTANFQPERKAILSIDFTRDGDDNDEDDDDEELAGTVSPETQASSGATPTPQRQTPVPNPPPMTADSSQIPSKPTQSMNINPAENTPLTMPTPDSSHNPVTDAAAQVTAGSSQTSEDGPRHVFSFSWLNVPK, from the exons ATGAGCGTGGGTTTGGATTACTGGTGCTCTAGAACGCGCGAGACCATGGAGAGTTTGGAGAGGCAGCTCATATGTCCCATTTGCCTTGAGATCTTCACCAAGCCGGTGGTAATCTTACCGTGCCAGCACAACCTCTGCCGCAAATGTGCCAATGACATATTTCAG GCCTCAAACCCCTACTTGCCCACACGAGGAGGTTCTTCACTGGGCTCAGGCGGCCGGTTCCGCTGCCCATCCTGTAGGCATGAAGTGGTTCTGGATAGACATGGGGTGTATGGCCTGCAGAGGAACCTGCTGGTGGAGAACATCATAGATATGTACAAACAGGAATCTAGCAg CAGCAGTAAGCCTGAGCCAGATGTGAAGAATGATGAGTTGATGTGTGAGGAGCATCAGGAAGAGAAGATTAATATATACTGTGTGACCTGCTCTGTTCCCACTTGTTCCTTATGTAAAGTGTTTGGGAGTCATCAGTCCTGTGAGGTTGCTCCACTCAAATCTGTCTACGAGACccagaaa acCGAGTTGTCTGATGGCGTTGCTTTGTTAGTTGGCAACAATGACAGAATTCAGGGCATCATCAGTCAGCTAGAGGAAAGCTGCAGATCTGTGGAG GAAAACGGCCGTAGGCAGAAGTCTCGTGTATGCGAGTGGTTTGATCGTCTGTATGCTCTTTTGGAAGAGCGCAGAGGAGATCTCACACTGAAGATCACTGCAGAACAGCAGGAGAAACTCGATTACATTAGTGGCCTACAGCGCAA GTACAGAGAACACTTGGATAACGCAGCCAAACTAGTGGAGACAGGAATTCAGACAATGGAGGAATCTGAGATGGCAATCTTCCTGCAG AATACGAAGCCTTTACTACAGAA GATCGCAGAAGGCAGGAATGTGTCTCATTTAGAAAAGGTGGAGCGTGGATATGAGAATATGGATCATTTCACTGCAAACTTCCAGCCTGAACGAAAAGCGATACTCAGTATAGACTTTACCAGGG ATGGTGATGACAATGacgaggatgatgatgatgaagagctAGCAGGAACTGTTAGTCCTGAGACTCAAGCATCTTCAGGGGCTACACCCACCCCGCAGAGACAAACCCCTGTACCGAACCCTCCACCAATGACAGCAGACTCCTCTCAAATACCATCAAAACCCACCCAATCAATGAACATCAACCCGGCAGAGAACACACCCTTAACCATGCCCACTCCAGACTCCAGTCACAACCCTGTTACAGATGCGGCAGCTCAG GTAACTGCCGGGTCCAGTCAGACATCTGAGGATGGACCACGCCATGTTTTCTCTTTTTCCTGGTTAAATGTGccaaaataa
- the cyp7b1 gene encoding cytochrome P450 7B1, translating to MLECLLTIFLGFISVLLLCVFCGRRRKDGEPPLVKGWIPFLGKALEFRKNSQQFLTQLQQEHGDVFTVLIAGRYITFIMNPLLYPSVIKHGKQLDFHTFSDSAASRTFGYPAVWSGHFPGMSDRLQRSYTLLQGPALDPLTFSMMGNLQQVLQHRFLSNEEMGPDGDWKEVELYEFCKCIMFQTTFITLYGHSSDMRLDQLREDFEKFDDIFPLLMACVPICLLGKTKEIREKLTRFFYPHKMAEWKDPCEFIQNRMALFQQYDTLQDRDKAAHHFAMLWASVGNTIPAAFWCLYHLISCPEALAAVRAEIVNVVGEKNMQLIFKEDITITREQLEQMVYLESSVNESLRLSSVSMNIRVVQEDFCLRLDAENSISLRKDDMIALYPQSTHLDPEIYDQPQRFQYDRFVEDGKEKTNFYKCGQKVRYYRMPFGSGATQCPGRFFAMNELKQFLCITLLMCEMQLLDNQQEAMLDNSRAGLGIMPPANQITFRYRTRKPQAIMEREE from the exons ATGTTGGAGTGTTTATTGACGATCTTTCTGGGCTTTATCTCCGTGCTGCTGTTGTGCGTGTTCTGTGGACGGAGACG GAAGGATGGTGAGCCCCCACTGGTTAAAGGCTGGATTCCATTCCTGGGAAAAGCTCTAGAATTCAGAAAAAACTCTCAACAGTTTCTTACACAACTACAGCAGGAACATGGAGATGTTTTTACCGTACTTATTGCAG GAAGATACATAACATTCATAATGAACCCTCTCCTGTACCCGTCTGTGATCAAACACGGGAAACAGTTGGATTTCCACACGTTTTCAGACAGCGCAGCATCCAGGACGTTCGGTTACCCAGCAGTATGGAGTGGCCACTTCCCTGGAATGAGTGACCGCCTCCAGAGGAGCTACACTCTGCTGCAGGGGCCTGCCCTCGACCCGCTCACGTTCAGCATGATGGGAAACCTGCAGCAGGTCCTGCAACATCGTTTTCTGTCCAATGAAGAGATGGGGCCTGACGGCGATTGGAAAGAGGTGGAACTATATGAGTTCTGTAAATGCATAATGTTTCAGACCACATTTATCACCCTATACGGACATTCGTCAGATATGCGTCTGGATCAGTTGCGAGAGGACTTTGAGAAGTTTGATGACATTTTCCCTTTACTAATGGCCTGTGTGCCCATTTGCTTGCTGGGAAAAACCAAAGAAATTAGAGAGAAGCTGACAAGATTTTTCTACCCTCATAAAATGGCAGAATGGAAGGATCCATGCGAGTTCATACAGAACCGAATGGCCCTGTTCCAGCAGTACGATACACTTCAGGACAGAGATAAAGCAG CACATCATTTTGCCATGCTGTGGGCATCAGTGGGAAACACCATCCCAGCAGCCTTTTGGTGTCTCTACCACCTCATCTCCTGCCCAGAAGCCCTTGCAGCAGTACGAGCAGAAATTGTAAATGTGGTTGGAGAGAAGAACATGCAGTTGATCTTCAAAGAGGACATCACAATTACACGAGAACAGCTAGAACAAATGGTTTACCTGG AGAGTTCAGTAAATGAGAGTTTACGTCTCTCCTCTGTATCGATGAACATCCGTGTGGTTCAGGAAGATTTCTGTTTGCGTCTGGATGCCGAGAATTCAATCAGCCTGCGGAAAGATGACATGATTGCTCTTTACCCACAAAGCACACACCTTGACCCGGAAATATATGACCAGCCTCAG CGCTTCCAATATGACCGTTTCGTGGAGGATGGGAAGGAGAAAACCAATTTTTATAAATGTGGCCAGAAGGTTCGGTACTATCGTATGCCTTTCGGCTCAGGAGCCACTCAGTGTCCGGGACGCTTTTTTGCAATGAATGAGCTgaaacagtttttgtgcatcaCTCTGCTCATGTGTGAAATGCAGTTGCTGGACAACCAGCAGGAGGCGATGCTAGACAACAGCCGTGCTGGTCTGGGCATCATGCCACCGGCCAATCAAATCACTTTCAGATACAGAACCAGAAAACCACAAGCCATCATGGAGAGGGAGGAATGA